From a single Sediminibacterium sp. KACHI17 genomic region:
- a CDS encoding amidohydrolase, whose amino-acid sequence MSSLHISLIQTRLIWEDKAANLSMLEEKINSITQKTEIVVLPEMFSTGFSMNPSALAETMDGTTVQWMKKIAAEKKIVLTGSVIIRENEQFFNRLLWVLPNGTIGHYDKRHRFAFAGEDQHYSNGNKRLIAQVKGWKINLQICYDLRFPVWARQQSDHDPEYDVLLYVANWPERRSHAWKTLLTARAIENQAYVIGVNRVGEDGNGIYHSGNSMVIDPLGEVLYHKEHEEDIFTIILEKNTLTEVRTKFPFWKDADDFLITQD is encoded by the coding sequence ATGTCATCACTTCACATCTCTTTGATACAGACTCGGCTTATCTGGGAAGATAAAGCAGCTAATTTATCAATGCTGGAAGAAAAGATCAACAGTATCACACAAAAGACCGAGATCGTTGTATTACCTGAAATGTTCAGTACAGGGTTCAGTATGAATCCTTCTGCATTGGCAGAAACCATGGATGGCACTACTGTTCAATGGATGAAAAAGATAGCAGCAGAAAAAAAAATTGTTTTGACAGGAAGTGTCATCATCCGAGAAAATGAACAGTTCTTTAATCGGCTACTATGGGTACTTCCCAATGGCACTATCGGTCACTATGATAAACGACATCGATTTGCTTTTGCAGGCGAAGATCAACATTACTCAAACGGAAATAAAAGATTGATCGCACAAGTAAAAGGATGGAAGATCAATCTCCAGATATGTTATGATCTGCGTTTCCCTGTTTGGGCCAGACAACAGTCTGATCATGACCCCGAGTATGATGTATTATTATATGTAGCCAATTGGCCTGAAAGAAGAAGTCATGCATGGAAAACCTTACTGACAGCAAGGGCTATCGAAAACCAGGCTTATGTAATTGGTGTGAATCGGGTGGGTGAAGATGGTAATGGTATTTATCATAGCGGTAATAGTATGGTAATTGATCCACTCGGTGAAGTATTATATCATAAAGAACATGAAGAAGATATCTTTACGATCATACTTGAAAAAAATACATTGACTGAAGTAAGAACCAAATTTCCATTTTGGAAAGATGCAGACGATTTTCTCATCACTCAAGATTAA
- the dnaN gene encoding DNA polymerase III subunit beta: MKFIVSSSSLLKHLQQISGVINANTVLPILEDFLFEIQDKKLNVVATDLETVMRVQMDVESKANGKVCIPAKILMDSLKNIADQPLTFNIDKNFAVEITSDNGKYKVMGENPDNFPKEPAADDTTGFDMTSSGLLTAINKTLFAVSNDDLRPAMTGVFFELSKDGVQFVATDAHRLVRYKRTDAHASKTDSFIVPKKPLNLLKNALPDNDDVITVSYNSNHLFVNHGSTQMICRLIDARFPDYKVVIPADNPYKLIVNKADFQNALRRVNVFSNKSTNQVALSITGSELQMAAQDIDFSFEGNERMSCQYDGEDLQIAFNAKFLIEMLSAADTEDVKMELSTPTKAGLIKPTEQADGEDLLMLVMPLMLNN; the protein is encoded by the coding sequence ATGAAATTTATTGTTTCTTCCTCCTCCCTTTTGAAACACCTGCAACAGATCAGCGGTGTTATTAATGCAAATACTGTTTTACCCATTTTGGAAGATTTCCTGTTTGAAATTCAGGATAAGAAACTGAATGTTGTAGCAACTGATCTGGAAACGGTGATGCGTGTTCAAATGGATGTAGAAAGTAAGGCCAATGGAAAGGTTTGTATCCCGGCCAAGATCCTGATGGATTCGTTGAAAAACATTGCAGATCAACCACTTACATTCAATATTGATAAGAATTTTGCAGTGGAGATCACCAGCGATAACGGTAAGTATAAAGTAATGGGTGAAAATCCTGATAATTTCCCCAAAGAACCAGCGGCAGATGATACTACCGGTTTTGATATGACCAGCAGTGGCTTATTGACTGCCATCAACAAAACCTTGTTTGCGGTTAGTAATGACGACCTCAGACCTGCTATGACCGGTGTTTTCTTCGAACTTTCGAAAGACGGTGTTCAGTTTGTTGCAACTGATGCACATCGTTTGGTAAGATATAAGCGTACGGATGCGCATGCTTCTAAAACAGATTCGTTCATTGTTCCTAAAAAACCATTGAACCTGTTAAAGAATGCTTTGCCAGATAATGATGACGTGATCACGGTGAGCTATAACAGCAATCACTTGTTCGTAAATCACGGATCAACTCAAATGATCTGTAGACTGATCGATGCACGTTTCCCTGATTATAAAGTGGTGATTCCTGCAGATAATCCCTATAAGCTGATCGTGAATAAAGCAGATTTCCAAAATGCTTTACGCCGCGTGAATGTATTCAGTAATAAAAGCACCAATCAGGTAGCATTAAGCATTACCGGAAGCGAGTTACAGATGGCCGCTCAGGATATTGATTTCAGTTTTGAAGGTAATGAGCGCATGAGCTGTCAATACGATGGTGAAGACCTGCAGATCGCTTTCAATGCTAAATTCCTCATTGAAATGCTGAGCGCTGCGGATACGGAAGATGTGAAAATGGAATTATCGACCCCTACTAAAGCGGGATTGATCAAGCCTACCGAGCAAGCAGATGGTGAAGACCTACTCATGCTGGTAATGCCATTGATGTTGAATAATTAA
- the nagA gene encoding N-acetylglucosamine-6-phosphate deacetylase, producing the protein MAERNTYYANRLFTGSKWLDQYVVVTERGAIIDIVPATAIHEPYTAQFSLMAPAFMDIQIYGAYDRLLAVYPEVTSLERLYEYCKKGGAAYFQPTVATNSYDVFKKCIDAVRAYKQMGGKGCIGLHVEGPWINPVKKGAHQTQYIHTPTLEQTSELLEYGKGIITMITLAPEVCSQEVLSLIRSYGVVISAGHSNATYEESMQAFKNGIGAATHLFNAMSLLHHREPGLVGAIFDHDTIMCSVVPDGYHVDFAAIRIAKKQMKERLFAITDAVTNTTTGPYPHTLKGDYYESEGVLSGSALNMVRCVQNLVHKANIPLDEAFRMASLYPAQVMGLAHRSGRIEKGYNTALTGLSETLDVIEVIDGP; encoded by the coding sequence ATGGCTGAACGCAATACTTATTATGCGAATCGACTGTTTACCGGAAGCAAATGGCTGGATCAATATGTTGTAGTTACCGAAAGAGGTGCCATTATTGACATTGTTCCTGCGACTGCTATTCATGAACCCTATACAGCTCAGTTCTCATTAATGGCACCTGCTTTCATGGATATTCAGATCTATGGTGCGTATGATCGTTTATTAGCCGTTTATCCGGAAGTAACATCTCTGGAACGTTTGTATGAGTATTGTAAAAAAGGCGGTGCCGCTTATTTTCAACCTACGGTTGCTACCAATAGTTATGATGTATTCAAAAAATGTATAGATGCAGTTCGCGCTTATAAACAAATGGGTGGTAAAGGTTGTATCGGTTTACATGTTGAAGGCCCATGGATTAATCCGGTAAAAAAAGGAGCCCATCAGACACAGTATATTCATACACCAACTCTAGAGCAAACAAGCGAATTACTTGAATACGGAAAAGGGATCATCACCATGATCACACTTGCGCCTGAAGTATGCAGTCAGGAAGTGTTATCATTGATCCGTTCTTATGGTGTGGTCATCTCTGCCGGACACAGTAACGCTACTTATGAAGAAAGTATGCAGGCGTTTAAAAATGGGATCGGCGCAGCCACACATTTATTCAATGCCATGAGTCTGTTACATCATCGTGAGCCCGGATTGGTAGGCGCTATCTTTGATCATGATACCATTATGTGCAGTGTAGTGCCCGATGGCTATCATGTTGATTTTGCCGCGATCCGTATCGCTAAAAAACAAATGAAGGAAAGATTATTCGCAATCACGGATGCTGTTACCAATACAACTACCGGCCCATACCCACATACACTTAAAGGTGACTATTATGAATCAGAAGGTGTGTTAAGTGGTTCAGCATTGAATATGGTTCGCTGTGTACAAAATCTGGTTCATAAAGCCAATATACCATTGGATGAAGCATTCAGAATGGCCAGTCTTTATCCTGCACAGGTAATGGGACTAGCACACAGAAGTGGAAGAATCGAAAAAGGATACAATACTGCATTAACCGGACTTAGTGAAACATTAGATGTAATTGAAGTGATTGATGGTCCGTAG
- a CDS encoding response regulator: MSQIQHTVCLIDDDKIYQFTAKKMLEATGMAKDIRSFYDGSEAIAFFSGENSKNPENLPDVIFLDINMPIMNGWEFLEEYEKIRNHFPKSMALYVVSSSVDDADIRRSRQYNSVTDYIVKPITRMRYQELLEGIGSVS, from the coding sequence ATGAGTCAGATACAACATACCGTTTGTTTGATAGATGATGACAAGATCTATCAGTTCACCGCCAAGAAAATGTTGGAGGCTACAGGTATGGCCAAAGATATCCGCTCTTTTTATGATGGCAGTGAAGCCATTGCTTTTTTCTCGGGGGAAAACAGTAAAAATCCAGAGAATCTACCCGATGTTATTTTTTTGGACATCAATATGCCGATCATGAATGGTTGGGAGTTTTTGGAAGAATATGAAAAGATCCGCAACCACTTTCCCAAATCCATGGCTTTATATGTTGTAAGTTCTTCTGTAGATGATGCGGATATCCGTCGATCCAGACAGTACAACTCAGTGACCGATTATATTGTAAAGCCCATTACACGTATGCGTTATCAGGAATTATTAGAAGGTATCGGTTCTGTTTCCTGA
- the kdsB gene encoding 3-deoxy-manno-octulosonate cytidylyltransferase has translation MKIAAFIPARYAATRFPAKLMQVLGNKSVIRHTYDNTVATGLFDEVYVVTDSDIIFQEISSHGGKAIMSKKQHESGSDRIAEAVADMDIDIVVNVQGDEPFVQRAPLEKLLNVFEGEAGKSVQVASLMQELKEQTFIQDPNYVKVVVDRNNNALLFSRSVVPYPRSTDVPITYYEHIGVYAFRKQSLINFTNWPMTPLESAEKIECLRYLEYGIPIRMAVTGYMGVEIDTPEDLKRAEQYLHQQ, from the coding sequence ATGAAGATCGCAGCGTTCATTCCTGCCCGATATGCCGCCACACGCTTTCCTGCAAAACTTATGCAAGTACTGGGAAACAAGTCGGTGATCAGACATACCTATGATAATACAGTAGCTACCGGTTTATTTGATGAAGTGTATGTAGTAACAGATAGTGATATCATTTTTCAGGAAATCAGTTCTCATGGCGGTAAAGCCATTATGAGTAAAAAGCAACACGAAAGCGGTAGTGACCGTATTGCAGAAGCAGTGGCGGATATGGATATTGATATTGTTGTAAATGTGCAAGGGGATGAACCCTTTGTTCAAAGAGCGCCATTGGAAAAATTATTGAATGTTTTTGAAGGAGAAGCCGGTAAATCTGTACAAGTGGCTTCATTGATGCAGGAATTAAAAGAACAAACATTTATCCAGGATCCCAACTATGTAAAAGTAGTAGTAGATAGAAATAACAATGCCTTGCTATTCTCACGTAGTGTAGTGCCTTATCCAAGAAGTACCGATGTGCCGATCACTTACTATGAACATATCGGTGTTTATGCATTCCGAAAACAGTCACTGATCAATTTTACCAACTGGCCAATGACACCATTGGAATCCGCAGAGAAAATTGAATGTCTGCGATACCTGGAATATGGAATACCGATCAGAATGGCAGTGACGGGTTATATGGGAGTAGAAATTGATACACCAGAAGATTTAAAAAGAGCAGAACAATACCTGCATCAGCAATAA
- a CDS encoding lipid A deacylase LpxR family protein produces the protein MRFWLLLILVSISCLAHAQEKKFLRKELSFTTDNDAFLLKKKDAYYTNGFFIQYRFTDTATVKKKVHALEIGQMIFTPLSKKESIADIDRPYCGYLFTRYSQTIASSNDAVFQWHGTLGVIGSASLAEKLQNEYHKLLGFLRFKGWEYQVRNAIGLDAGVSYAFTAASYNDLFKIVPIVQANVGTTFNNAKVGLLFSAGSFEKNNSSILFNTRVNNGTSVPNKKTEIFLYAYPSITYQAYNATLQGGLLNKGTGAVLADPKPFVLEQRYGIAYAEQRISTKLELVYQSKETEKQTRSQVYGSIQIGYRMF, from the coding sequence ATGCGTTTTTGGTTGCTTTTAATATTGGTCAGTATATCCTGTCTTGCTCATGCACAGGAAAAAAAATTCTTGCGTAAAGAACTATCATTTACGACCGATAATGATGCCTTTCTACTCAAAAAGAAAGATGCCTATTATACAAATGGTTTTTTCATCCAATATCGTTTTACAGATACCGCTACCGTCAAGAAAAAAGTACATGCATTAGAGATCGGACAAATGATCTTCACGCCATTGTCTAAAAAAGAAAGCATTGCGGATATAGACCGTCCTTATTGTGGTTACTTATTTACTAGATACAGCCAGACCATTGCCAGCTCGAATGATGCAGTATTTCAATGGCATGGAACATTAGGAGTGATCGGCAGTGCCTCACTTGCTGAGAAATTGCAAAATGAATATCATAAGCTTTTGGGATTTCTTCGTTTCAAAGGATGGGAGTATCAGGTGAGAAATGCGATCGGATTGGATGCGGGTGTTTCTTATGCTTTCACTGCCGCGTCATACAATGATTTATTCAAAATCGTCCCGATTGTACAAGCTAATGTGGGTACCACTTTTAACAATGCTAAAGTAGGCCTGCTTTTCTCCGCAGGAAGTTTTGAAAAAAATAACAGCAGCATCCTTTTTAATACGAGGGTGAACAATGGGACCTCAGTACCCAATAAGAAAACAGAAATTTTTTTGTATGCCTATCCATCCATCACGTATCAGGCGTACAATGCTACTTTACAAGGAGGCTTATTGAATAAAGGAACAGGCGCTGTACTGGCAGACCCAAAACCCTTTGTGTTGGAGCAGCGTTATGGCATAGCATATGCTGAACAAAGAATCAGTACTAAATTGGAACTGGTCTATCAGTCAAAAGAGACGGAAAAACAAACACGCTCTCAAGTGTATGGCTCTATCCAAATTGGTTACCGCATGTTTTAA
- a CDS encoding PAS domain S-box protein codes for MSNTNKNRSVIMHGRVRWLFFFAVLTLISFGIVLYLIKKDLDKTRTSVDFTYSVLKDIAELKSSLGQAESATRSLLITNDKNWQPIIEQLHEKTNTLYAQVVSKIKNDSAFSSSSLILLKELIRNKESFQKSVLADTTTAENIKKRLSLTGEGPQQSQAAFNILNRLTVCGEIVLSQRLKDNAQNYSKSIYAAIIGAIIAFIIVLALIIQLNRDISRRKKAEESVGYSDERYKNLIENASVVMYTTDLNGMITFANQQVGDLTGYSVEELIGKDFSFLLHPSWMQQVFNHYTQQFQNKVTSTTLEFVIRTKTGNQKWVEQTAQLILKDDMVQGFQCMVRDITEKKKIELELKESEQRRKENQLRLEAILENTTSLIFIKGLDGRYITINKRFKEVMGVSDEMVIGKTDYEFSEKEAGDHYKMLDEEVVNTRKPVETEEWIFGPEGRKNLLVIKFPLIDHRKKIFGIGGIATDITDRVLYQQKLIEARKNAEEAKQLQEQFLANMSHEIRTPMNGIQGMTNLLLQTELNGQQKEFTSMIKRSVNNLLVIVNDILDFSKIKAGKITLDKVPFQIREVLNQIKVQFEHELAQKELDLMIDHDMGLPETVIGDPYRLNQVLVNVIGNAVKFTVSGEVRIKTDVTQQTGNKASIRFTVTDTGIGIPEEKTGIIFEPFTQAGPEIARNYGGAGLGLSICKGLLELQGGSIQFANIPGGGAEFVIQIPYEVQYEQSAERDESQLLKGKNFLVVEDNEVNQKLVSYVLKKVGGNVDIANNGRAAIDLLEQKKAYYDLIIMDIQMPVMDGYEATEYIRNTLQLQTPIIAMTATALKGDRDRSVQVGMNDFMLKPFEFNDLYKRLIRLLIKDTIETDNLDAMNSQKLYDLSLLEGLDDKDSLLDVLNLFLENTPAQMTELAQLSDTGDWDALYQLAHKLKGALAMLQATHISELLGKIEAAGRERNDTDQIPAKVAEVCALFDQMKAQLIDEKEQIMGR; via the coding sequence ATGAGCAATACTAACAAAAACAGGTCGGTCATAATGCATGGAAGGGTTCGATGGCTGTTCTTTTTCGCCGTACTTACATTGATCAGTTTTGGTATTGTACTGTATCTCATCAAAAAAGACCTTGATAAGACCAGAACTTCCGTTGATTTCACGTATTCTGTTTTAAAAGATATCGCCGAACTAAAAAGTTCTTTGGGGCAAGCAGAATCAGCTACACGCAGCTTATTGATCACAAATGATAAAAACTGGCAACCCATTATTGAGCAGCTGCATGAAAAAACAAATACGCTGTACGCCCAGGTAGTATCTAAGATCAAAAACGATTCAGCTTTTTCTTCTTCATCACTGATCTTATTGAAAGAACTGATTAGGAATAAAGAGAGCTTTCAAAAATCAGTGCTTGCTGATACTACAACAGCTGAGAACATTAAAAAGAGACTTTCTTTAACAGGCGAAGGGCCTCAACAATCTCAGGCTGCCTTCAATATACTCAATAGGCTTACTGTTTGCGGTGAAATCGTGCTCAGCCAAAGGCTAAAGGATAATGCGCAGAATTATTCCAAAAGTATTTATGCGGCCATTATTGGCGCCATCATTGCTTTTATAATTGTATTGGCATTGATCATTCAACTCAATAGAGATATTTCCCGCAGAAAGAAAGCAGAAGAAAGTGTTGGTTATAGCGATGAGCGTTATAAAAACCTCATTGAAAATGCGAGTGTGGTAATGTATACCACTGACCTTAATGGTATGATCACATTTGCGAATCAACAGGTAGGCGATCTGACTGGCTATTCCGTAGAAGAACTGATCGGCAAAGATTTTTCCTTTTTGTTACATCCTTCCTGGATGCAACAGGTATTCAATCATTATACCCAACAATTTCAAAATAAGGTCACTTCCACCACTTTAGAATTCGTCATCAGAACAAAGACCGGTAATCAAAAGTGGGTGGAGCAAACCGCACAACTGATCCTTAAAGATGACATGGTACAAGGATTTCAGTGTATGGTGAGGGATATTACTGAAAAGAAGAAAATAGAACTGGAGCTGAAAGAATCAGAACAACGCAGAAAAGAAAATCAGTTAAGACTTGAAGCCATCTTAGAGAATACTACATCACTCATTTTTATTAAAGGATTAGATGGAAGATATATCACCATCAATAAACGTTTCAAAGAGGTAATGGGTGTTAGTGATGAAATGGTGATTGGCAAAACCGATTATGAATTTAGTGAGAAAGAAGCGGGAGATCATTATAAAATGCTTGATGAGGAAGTGGTCAACACCCGTAAACCTGTAGAAACAGAAGAATGGATCTTTGGTCCGGAAGGAAGGAAGAATTTATTGGTGATAAAGTTCCCGCTAATTGATCACAGAAAAAAGATCTTTGGTATTGGTGGTATTGCTACCGATATCACAGATCGGGTTTTGTATCAACAGAAACTCATTGAAGCCAGGAAAAATGCAGAAGAAGCAAAGCAGTTGCAGGAACAGTTTCTCGCAAATATGAGTCATGAGATCCGAACTCCGATGAATGGTATTCAGGGTATGACCAATTTGTTGTTGCAGACAGAACTCAACGGACAGCAAAAGGAATTCACTTCCATGATCAAAAGATCGGTCAATAATCTATTGGTCATTGTGAATGATATTCTTGATTTCTCGAAGATCAAGGCCGGGAAAATCACACTTGATAAGGTTCCTTTTCAAATACGAGAAGTGCTCAATCAAATCAAAGTTCAGTTTGAACATGAATTAGCTCAAAAAGAACTGGACCTCATGATTGATCACGATATGGGACTTCCGGAAACCGTTATCGGCGATCCATATCGTTTGAATCAGGTTCTTGTGAATGTGATCGGTAATGCCGTGAAGTTCACAGTTAGCGGAGAAGTGAGAATCAAAACAGATGTAACACAACAAACAGGAAACAAAGCCAGTATCCGATTCACGGTAACTGATACCGGGATTGGTATACCCGAAGAAAAAACGGGGATCATCTTTGAACCCTTTACTCAGGCTGGTCCGGAGATCGCCAGAAATTATGGGGGTGCCGGATTGGGATTATCTATCTGTAAAGGATTACTTGAATTACAAGGGGGATCGATTCAATTCGCAAATATACCCGGTGGCGGTGCGGAGTTTGTGATCCAGATCCCATATGAAGTACAATATGAACAGAGTGCTGAGAGAGATGAATCACAACTATTGAAAGGCAAAAATTTCTTGGTAGTAGAAGATAATGAGGTCAACCAGAAATTGGTCAGCTATGTTTTAAAGAAAGTGGGCGGTAATGTTGACATTGCAAACAATGGTAGAGCAGCCATCGATCTGTTAGAACAGAAAAAAGCATACTATGATCTGATCATTATGGATATTCAAATGCCGGTAATGGATGGATATGAGGCCACTGAATACATCCGAAATACATTGCAGTTGCAAACACCGATTATTGCAATGACCGCAACAGCATTAAAAGGAGATCGTGATCGTTCTGTACAAGTTGGGATGAATGATTTCATGTTGAAACCTTTTGAGTTTAATGACCTTTATAAAAGATTGATACGACTGCTTATAAAAGATACCATCGAAACAGATAACCTTGATGCTATGAATAGCCAGAAACTATATGACCTCTCTTTGTTAGAAGGTCTGGATGACAAAGACTCGCTATTGGATGTGCTGAACTTATTTCTAGAAAACACACCTGCGCAGATGACAGAACTTGCTCAGCTATCCGATACTGGCGATTGGGATGCTTTGTATCAGCTTGCGCATAAATTAAAAGGAGCACTCGCTATGTTGCAGGCAACCCATATTTCCGAATTATTGGGTAAAATTGAAGCGGCAGGAAGAGAAAGAAACGACACCGATCAGATACCGGCTAAAGTAGCGGAGGTATGCGCTTTATTTGACCAAATGAAGGCCCAATTGATAGACGAAAAAGAACAGATCATGGGTCGATAA
- a CDS encoding regulatory protein RecX — MLSKRLTPEQAWQKIRHFCAYQERSHFETKEKLFGFGLSKTDVETLISRLIEEDYLNEARFAAQFAGGHFRMKKWGKVKIIYALKQKRVSPVNIKYALKEIDDENYKAILIKLAEAKWNSLKQEQYLNRQAKTTQYLINKGYEPALVQETIQQIRRAAKD; from the coding sequence ATGCTATCGAAAAGACTAACTCCTGAACAGGCCTGGCAAAAGATCCGACATTTTTGTGCCTATCAGGAAAGAAGTCACTTTGAAACCAAAGAAAAACTTTTTGGCTTTGGACTCTCAAAAACGGATGTGGAAACCCTCATTAGTAGACTTATAGAGGAAGATTACCTGAATGAAGCCCGTTTTGCGGCACAATTTGCGGGCGGACATTTCAGGATGAAAAAATGGGGAAAGGTGAAAATCATTTATGCTTTGAAGCAAAAAAGAGTGAGTCCTGTCAATATTAAATATGCCTTAAAAGAGATTGACGACGAAAATTATAAGGCAATTTTAATAAAACTAGCTGAAGCTAAATGGAACTCATTAAAGCAGGAGCAATACCTGAACAGACAAGCCAAGACCACTCAGTATCTGATCAATAAGGGATATGAGCCCGCACTGGTACAAGAAACCATTCAACAAATTCGTCGTGCTGCAAAAGATTAA
- a CDS encoding response regulator, whose protein sequence is MKILVAEDEPMLLKTIELKLKKEGYDVIATIDGREAISKIESEQPDLVISDIMMPYASGLELTAMLKKGEKQIPIIILSAMEQEKVVMEAFELGADDYITKPFSLNELSIRVKRLMTRLGKS, encoded by the coding sequence ATGAAAATCCTGGTTGCAGAAGATGAACCCATGTTATTAAAAACGATTGAGCTCAAGCTTAAGAAAGAGGGTTATGACGTCATTGCCACAATTGACGGAAGGGAAGCTATCTCAAAGATCGAATCTGAACAACCGGATCTGGTTATTTCAGATATAATGATGCCTTATGCATCCGGTTTGGAGTTGACGGCGATGTTGAAAAAAGGAGAAAAGCAGATACCCATTATTATCTTATCTGCAATGGAGCAGGAGAAAGTAGTTATGGAAGCGTTTGAATTAGGCGCTGATGATTATATCACCAAGCCATTTAGTTTGAACGAATTATCTATCCGCGTAAAAAGACTCATGACCCGATTAGGAAAATCCTGA
- a CDS encoding sterol desaturase family protein, producing MLENIIAYFDTIPSLHRALILAGGITFFWLIEGVIPLFGFQYNKWKHASINIFFTITTIVINFAFALLIVKSSDWAVTNKFGLLQLTEMPLWVFMIGGLLVLDLIGAWFIHFIEHKFKWMWKFHMVHHADTHVDTTTANRHHPGESVFRAVFTTIGVVLCGAPMWLVMMYQSISAVLSQFNHANIRLPLWMDKAISWVIVSPDMHKVHHHYVRPQTDSNYGNIFSIWDRLFGTFNYTPVEQLRYGLDVLDDSTDENLSYQLKIPFDRSVKTDY from the coding sequence ATGCTTGAAAATATCATCGCGTATTTTGATACCATTCCGAGTTTGCACCGTGCATTGATCCTTGCAGGAGGAATCACATTCTTTTGGTTAATAGAAGGTGTGATCCCGCTCTTTGGTTTCCAATACAATAAATGGAAACATGCATCCATCAATATCTTTTTTACGATTACCACCATCGTTATCAATTTTGCATTTGCATTATTGATCGTTAAATCGAGTGACTGGGCGGTTACGAATAAATTCGGGTTGCTTCAACTGACCGAAATGCCTCTATGGGTATTCATGATCGGCGGTCTATTGGTTCTGGATTTGATAGGAGCCTGGTTTATTCATTTCATAGAACATAAGTTCAAGTGGATGTGGAAGTTTCATATGGTACACCATGCCGATACCCATGTTGATACAACCACGGCCAATCGTCATCATCCCGGTGAGAGCGTGTTTCGTGCAGTGTTTACTACTATCGGTGTTGTACTGTGTGGCGCACCTATGTGGCTCGTTATGATGTACCAAAGTATTAGTGCGGTATTATCACAGTTTAATCATGCCAATATCAGATTGCCTTTGTGGATGGATAAAGCGATTAGCTGGGTCATCGTTTCTCCTGATATGCATAAAGTACATCACCATTATGTACGTCCGCAGACTGACTCCAACTACGGTAATATCTTTTCGATCTGGGATAGACTCTTTGGCACGTTTAATTATACACCCGTAGAACAGTTGCGATATGGATTGGATGTGCTCGACGACAGCACCGATGAAAATCTTTCTTATCAACTCAAAATACCTTTTGACCGATCAGTAAAGACCGATTACTAA